GGTGGGGGTGGCCTGTGGGTCACGGGGGGACTGGCAGCCCCACGGGTGGGTGACCATGTCCCACTTCAcgggcagcagagctccctggggGCTGTGGCATGCTCGCAGCGCGGTGCCAGCGCTGCTGCGTGCCCCGCTGTGCCCTGACCCGCTCCAGCTGGTGCCCGCGGGGCAGAGGGAATCCCGGGATCTGCGGGCTGCCCAGGCGCGGTGCCCGTGGGATGCCGCGGCCTCGCTGCCGCTCCCGGCAGCCCCGAGCGGACGCCGTGGGTGTCACCCGTGCCCCCGCAGCATCCCCTGCGCGGGGGGGACCCTGCGCGGCCGCCGCGGCTCCCGGCGGTGAGCGCACGGGAAAACCAGCCATGAAGTCAGAGCAGGAGCCCTCGGCGCTGCCGCCTGGCTATAAAAGGATTTACTCCATCAGCCCCCGGCCCGGTTCCGCCCTGGCCCCGGCCCTGCTGGGGCGGAGGCACGCGGGGAATGCTCGAGCGCGGGCTTTCGTCGCTGTTTTTCGGAGTCTTTCCCCAAATATGGTGCCTGGGATGGAGTCACGGAgcgctgcggggccgggcggccCGGGAGggagggtttttgggggggCCGGGCTCCGCGCCCCGCTGACATCACCGTCCCGCCGCCCTCCTTTTAGCACAAGGTCGGGGTCCCCGCGGGGCAGTGCGCTGGTCCCTCGCCGAGCATCGCCCTCGCTCCGTCCACAGCTGCTTGTGAGTCCTGCCgcggggggaggcggcggggagGGTCCCCGGGGTGGGAACGCCAGCCCCCGGCACGGGGGTGCTGCTCCCCGGGATGGGGACCCTGTCTGCACCTGGGCTAGCGAAGCCGCTGCCGGGACTGCGATCTGCGGCTCCCCGGGCGACGCGGATTCTGCTCCTGCGGGTGGGATGCGGCTCCCCGGGACGGGGATGCTGCTCCCCGGAGGAGGGTCGGGCTCCCCTGCTCGGGCTGGGGTCACTGCCGGGgttctgtcctgctgctccccccagGACCGCGCTCCCGGCGGGGCTGCGCAGCTGCGGGTCCCCGCGGTAGCCGGAGGAGCCGTGCGGGGCTCAGGGCAGCGATGGAGGGGCAACTCCAGCTCCCAGCGCCCGTTTCTGCCCCGTGCTCGGCGGGGACGGGagctgggcacggggctggcgGTCCCGGGGACAGGCAATGCCATGTGGCCGAGGGAGCCGTGCGTGACCCTCCTGAGCCAGGTCGGGCCAGGGCACGGAGTGGCATTGGCTGGGGCGTCTGTAGCATCACGGCATGTGCCCAGCAGTGCTCGGGGtctgggcacaggctgcccgTAGGACCCGTGGGGTATCACCACATACATCACGGGGCTCGTGGGGCACCCCTGCATTGCTGGCAGCAAGCGGGGTCGCTGTTCTCTCCTGCACTGATCTGTGCCGGGTctcagcccagcctgcaggagcCGGGGTGCCCAGCGGTCAGGATGTGATGTGGGATGTCCACACGGCTCCTGGAGGCACCCGGAGGCTTCATGCCAAGcaaggagccaggcagggagcagcgaTGCCAGCTCCACCAAAGGCTTGGCTGCCACTCCCAGAGCGTCTCCCTGCTGGCATCTTCCCTGGCATCCCCTCTGGCACCCTCGGGGCCTGCCTGCAGCCGGCTACCTGCCATCACTGCCCGCAGCATGTCCTTACAAGGGCACGGGCACGGCTCCCGCTGCTCCCATCTCACCCGTGCTCCTCCCTGGCTCCCGGACCTGCCGTGCCAAGGCCATCCCACGGCcaccctgctgtgccacagccacCCTACCATGCCACAGCCAGCCAGCCTCGACGTGGCCGCCCTGCCACCCTGGCATGGGACACACCAGGGACATCCATGCCAACCAAGAGCTGGcaagggacagggatggggctgctcCTGTGCACAGTCTGAGCTGGGGACGAGGCATCTCTGCCAGGACACAAACTGTCTGTCTGGGCAGATTTTGGAGGTCGTGGTGGTGGATTTTCCTCCAAACACACCTGGATGGAGCTGAAGGGTTGTTACCTGGAGAGGGAAGAGTCGGAAGGGCTTGTCCCCACTGCAGCAGAGTGGCAGGCAAATGACACAATGGTGTCTGTGGGGTCCCTGGATAGGAGACAGCATCTCCACAGCCTGACCATCCCTGTTGTGCCACCAGGTCTCCCACCACCGCAGCCATGGCAAACAAAGGGCCAGCCTACGGCATGAGCAGGGATGTGCAGTCCAAGATCGAGAAGAAGTACGATGACGAGCTGGAGGACCGGCTGGTGGAGTGGATCGTGGCGCAGTGCGGGGCCGCCGTGGGACGCCCCGAGCGGGGCCGCCTGGGCTTCCAGGTCTGGCTGAAGAACGGCATCGTAAGTGGGGCACGGGGCTGGGCGGCCGCTGGGGAGCTCCGAGGGCAGCACGGGGAGCTCCGAGGGCAGCGCAGCAAGCCCGGGCTCCCCTCTGTGGCAGGTGCTCAGCAGGCTGGTGAACAGCCTCTACCCCGACGGCTCCAAGCCCGTCAAGATCCCCGATGCGCCGCCCACCATGGTCTTCAAGCAgatggaacagattgcccagttCCTGAAGGCGGCCGAGGACTACGGTGTGGTCAAGACAGACATATTCCAGACCGTGGACCTGTTTGAAGGTGCGGGAGGGGGGCAGTCGGGGTCGGGGTCCCAGGGTCGCGGTGCTGTGCCCTTCCTCACGCCCctctctccctgggcagccaagGACATGGCGGCGGTGCAGAGGACGCTGAtggccctggggagcctggcgGTCACCAAGAACGACGGGAACTACCACGGCGACCCCAACTGGTTCATGAAGTAAGTGGGGGAGTGCAGAGCTGGGCGTGGGGACTCCCTCCCTTGTCCTGcggctgctcagagctggctCTTTGCTCTGCCTGCAAGCGCCACGGAGCACATGGAATTGGGATGCCAAACTttcagctggggagggagggtggCTGGGACATTCCTGGGGATCGGGGGTGGCTCCTGGGCAGCCGGGGGTGCGGGTGCCCCACGGCCTGTCCCCGTGGCCCGCAGGAAAGCGCAGGAGCACAAGCGGGAGTTCACCGAGAGCCAGCTGAAGGAGGGCAAGAACATCATCGGGCTACAGATGGGCACCAACAAGGGAGCGTCACAGGCGGGGATGAGCTACGGCCGGCCCCGGCAGATCATCAGCTAGGCACTCCCGCgcctcccccagccctccccagccgGGACCTCCGTCTCCGCTCCCCCCggcccagcgccgccgccgATCCATTGGTATTTATTGAGGAGCATCCGCCCGCCAGCCCCATCGCCCCGCCAGCGGCCGCACgcgccccgccgcagcccccgccccggggccgcggcccCCAGCGCCGTGccccgggcagcccctgcccccgggcagcccctgcccccgGCCTCGCACCCCCGCCGCCAGCCGGTCCTGCCCTCGCCGGCACCCTCGGGTGGGACGGGCCCGCGCCCCGGCCCCCGGGGCCACCGCCCTGCCCGCCGCCCGCACCAGCCCCGCGCCACCGCCGCAGAGATCCCTGCCAACGGGGAGAAGAGAGAATCGAATTGGCCTCGGTTTTGTACTTCGTTTTTGTCAAAATTAAAAGGTTATATTCATCCAGCGTGGCCCGACGAGGTTTCCTCCCGCCCGCCCCGTTGCAGCTGGCCGACGGCACCAGGAAAGCCAAAGTCCTTCTCCCTAaaagggagctgctccctctgccgCCTCcaaacctgggaaaaaaaccaaagctggAGCTTGGATTTTCCCTGCCCGGCTTGGAAAACTCTGCCCTCTCCCCGTTGAACCATGACAGCCACTTTTATCCTTGCTCCTTCCAATGCTCTGGCCCGGGCCTtgcctccccctgccccttttaccccagggcacagagggcacacagcCCCCCCAAATGCAGCACCCCAGCGCTGGGTCCACCCCAGCaccggggctgggagctgctctgtgacaCATTCTTCCACAGTGAGGAAGCTTTGGGAGGGCAGAAGAGTGATGGATGGGGGGGAGAGGAGGGTTTTTCAGGCTTTATTTGGAAAGCTACACAAAAGGGCtttgctgattaaaaaaaacaaaccccagctttaaaaaaataaaccaccgAACCCAAAGACATGTGAACAAGCCAACCCTGCTCAGACGAGCCATTGCCAGAGCAACTcagcctcccctccccagcccaaaccaggcCTACCCACTACCAGAGGTGCTCCTGtgcccaggggcagccccatTCTGCCCCCAGAcaggctggctgctgcctcccccaccccacagctgctctgtgcccacagGAGAGGAGGAATCAGCAGGATCGGAGCACGGGGGCAGGGAGAAGCGCTGGCTGGAGATGAGTGAAATAACTCCCTGCTCCTAAACTGGGATAACTGGTGGGTAGGGGCCGGCTGCCAGCCCGGGAAAATGCCAGTGCTGCGgggtccctgcctgcagaggcgGCTGCTGGGGCCTCGCTGCGTTTTCCAGGCTCGCTCTGCAGAAATCAGGGACAAAGGGACACGTCTTGGCCCTGCTGCAGTGGCAGGAAGGGGCTCGGTGGGAATGGCACTCCACTCACAGCGGTGCCCTGAGCGTCCAGCAGGGCAGGCTCCATCAGGAAAGGGTTTAAGGCTTGCTTTGTTTTCcggaaggagggaagggaagctcCCTTTCCAGTACCAGCCCTCTCTCCTTGTTTCCAAGCCGCTTCCAGCACCGCCTCCCGCAGGGCACAGTGGCAGTGGTCCGTGGAGGCTCAGCAGTGAGTCTGTGCAGGAAGGTCGTACCAAGGCAGGGCCCCAGCCCCAgtcagcagggctggtgctCCTTGTCCTCCCCGAGGAGTTCAGTCGATGCCTCCTGGCCCAGGAATCCCATTCCAGTGGGGGCTGCCTCATGGAagctcacagctctgccattGCTGGAAAGTTTGGGGTGGGTGGAGGTCCAGGACCCCTCCTCCCCGTCCCGGGCAGGCTCCAGGTGCTCACACTCCATCTCGGCCTCCTCCACATCCTTCTCCTGGTACAGAGGCACCGACTCCATCTCCAGGTCGCTCTCCAGGGCTCGGTGCTTCCCGCCCTGCTGGTACCACCtgcagctggtggagctggagcACGCCAGGTCCAGCCCCGCCTCGTTCCTCGTCAGGCAAACCTCCAGCATGTAGTAGAACGTCCAGAACACCGCAAAGCATCCCAAGAGCAGGAGGGTCTGCAGAGGGAAACCCCTTGAAAAACACGGCTCTCAACCCCCTCAGggccctgcccactgcccagcAGAGAGGGCACAGAGTACTGAGCGGGGTCCTGCTCaccctgggggctgcagggttCCCAGCCTGCAGGCAGGCTCACCTTGAGGGTGTTGGCTGTGATGGTGTAACGCTGCTCCTCGGGGATGTCCAGCCctgggggacagggcagggagaagtCACCGCTCAGGTACTGCCCACTCATGGcttcctccagcagcctggggacagagacCCCCCGTGAGGCTCCCATGGGGGTAGGGGGGCTCCGGGGAGGCTCCAAAATGCCCACAAAGGGTCTGGAGTGTCTCcttcagcacacagagctgtgccctgcagcccatggctgCCCTGTGAGCTGcgagggcagccccagcctcaccTGCCACACGCCCACGTGGCAGCAACACGGCTCCAGCCCACTGCTCACAGGCAGGGATAAAGCCCTCAGCCTCCCTCTCCTGGCTCCCTCCAAGCTGGGGACGTGGTGTCCTACCTCTGCCGTTCCTTCATCTCTGCTGGGGACCACGAGGAGCCGTACAGGGTCAGCTGCCACTGCTTCAAGGTGCCAGGCCTCAGGCTGTCGTCTCCTGGGGAGGAAACCAGCTTGGTCCAGTGGGGAACTCTCTGAGCCAGCCAGGTTatgagctggcagctccctgggacACGGCACGGAGCTGCCACCGCTCCCGAGGGCCCCCCTGAAGGCAGGACTCACCGATGTCCCTGATGAGCAGCCTGTAGGTGCCCTGCGCCTGCTCGCCCCAGCAGCGCACCGTGGAGAAGGTCCAGTCAGAGAAGCCATTGGGGTCCCTGCCGAGGGGGGAAGGGACACAACCCGTGAGGGGTCACAGAGCCCCCCGGGCACGGCCCCAGTGCCCCGCCCTGTCCCCTGGGTGCTCACGAGTCCATGCTGCGGGTGGTCCCGATCAGGGACATCATCCCGCTGGGGCAGAAGAGCCGGATCTCCAGGTTGCCACGGCGAGGGTGGGTTATGGTGACGGTGACAGCCACGTGCTCCAGGGTCCTCATGCCAGACAGCCCCAGGTCGGCAGGGGTgactgggaaagggaagggggggTTGGTCAAGGCTGGTGGCTTTGGGATGGAGCCCCcactcccagccagccccactgGGCTGTGGTGCCACTTCACAGGACACGCACACACACGTTgtctctgcctcttcccagctgCCCTGTGTGGGACTGGGACAGGTGTCCAGGCTGGCCCAGcccatctccagctgctcccagctccaggaacgctcagagccccagagctgctgaccacagcccctctgcagcgGGGCGAGCTGGCTGGgtgggtgctcccagcccctgctaGGGGGGACGTGGGCACATGCCAGGGCAGGCACGTCACAGGCAGCAGTGTCCCCTGCGTGCAGGCGTGCTgggggccgggcagggctgggccgaGCTCTCCTTGCCACTGGTAGCCCAGAGCAGCCGCTGgtggcccagagcagctgctggtggcccggagcagctgctggtggccCAGAGCAGCCGCTGGTGCTCTGCACGGCCCGGCCAAGTCGGGAGCTGCAGC
This portion of the Vidua macroura isolate BioBank_ID:100142 chromosome 22, ASM2450914v1, whole genome shotgun sequence genome encodes:
- the TAGLN gene encoding transgelin; this encodes MANKGPAYGMSRDVQSKIEKKYDDELEDRLVEWIVAQCGAAVGRPERGRLGFQVWLKNGIVLSRLVNSLYPDGSKPVKIPDAPPTMVFKQMEQIAQFLKAAEDYGVVKTDIFQTVDLFEAKDMAAVQRTLMALGSLAVTKNDGNYHGDPNWFMKKAQEHKREFTESQLKEGKNIIGLQMGTNKGASQAGMSYGRPRQIIS